From one Haloferax marinisediminis genomic stretch:
- a CDS encoding NifU family protein, with protein sequence MSSQASEKSLEERLELFMRRNFPQIQMHGGSAGIEAIDKETGEVWISLTGACSGCGISPMTIQALKSRMVMEFDEIDAVHASTGGFYDDEPGAGFEPDVSDAPF encoded by the coding sequence ATGAGTTCGCAAGCCTCGGAGAAGTCACTCGAAGAACGCCTCGAACTGTTCATGCGCCGAAACTTCCCACAGATTCAGATGCACGGCGGGAGCGCGGGCATCGAAGCCATCGACAAGGAGACGGGCGAAGTGTGGATTTCGCTCACCGGTGCGTGTTCTGGATGCGGTATCTCGCCGATGACGATTCAGGCGCTCAAGTCGCGGATGGTCATGGAGTTCGACGAGATCGACGCGGTCCACGCCTCGACCGGTGGCTTCTACGACGACGAACCGGGCGCAGGATTTGAACCCGA